The Acetomicrobium flavidum genome window below encodes:
- a CDS encoding protein arginine kinase yields MARRDLLTHPIEWIKGKGSSSNIAVSSRIRLARNLRDFPFTHRCDEEKLLVIADKVKQVISKSDLLKNSDVIEMDSLDPLSRWILVERHLISPPFANGGPGRIAVIDPKGVISVMVNEEDHLRIQVILAGLELSEVWRIANKVEKVFEELNYAFDRDFGYLTACPTNVGTGMRASVMVHIPALEMSKQVTTLINECNRIGLTVRGTYGEGSDVLGSLYQISNQITLGLSEEELIDKVSSAVSQVVAEEERARTVMKHKLGISLDDRIWRAFGILCYSRMITSKEALELISLVKMGSDMEITPKISVEEWNNLVLGVQPNHVQVYAGKQLSPSERDVFRATFLRERLKTIVGK; encoded by the coding sequence ATGGCAAGGCGTGATTTGTTGACGCATCCCATAGAATGGATAAAAGGCAAGGGCAGCAGCTCTAATATTGCGGTTTCTAGCAGGATCAGGCTGGCGAGGAACTTAAGGGATTTTCCCTTTACCCATCGTTGCGATGAAGAAAAACTCCTTGTCATTGCAGATAAGGTGAAACAGGTTATATCCAAATCTGATCTTCTTAAAAATAGCGACGTCATAGAGATGGATTCGCTAGATCCTCTTTCACGATGGATCTTAGTAGAGAGGCATTTGATCAGTCCACCCTTTGCTAACGGCGGCCCTGGACGCATTGCTGTCATAGATCCAAAGGGCGTCATATCTGTAATGGTGAACGAAGAGGACCATCTTAGAATACAGGTGATCTTAGCTGGGCTGGAGCTAAGTGAAGTGTGGCGTATTGCAAATAAAGTTGAAAAGGTGTTCGAAGAGCTGAATTACGCCTTCGATCGCGACTTTGGCTATCTTACAGCTTGTCCAACGAACGTCGGAACCGGAATGCGAGCTTCTGTAATGGTTCACATTCCTGCCCTTGAAATGTCAAAGCAAGTTACTACACTGATAAATGAATGCAATCGTATTGGTCTGACTGTTAGGGGGACTTATGGCGAAGGAAGTGACGTTTTGGGTTCATTGTACCAAATCTCAAATCAGATAACCCTGGGCCTCAGTGAGGAGGAGCTAATAGATAAGGTGTCGTCAGCGGTGAGCCAGGTAGTTGCAGAGGAAGAACGTGCAAGGACCGTCATGAAGCACAAATTAGGCATATCGTTAGATGACAGGATATGGAGGGCTTTTGGCATATTATGCTACTCGAGGATGATAACAAGCAAAGAAGCCTTGGAATTGATTTCCCTAGTCAAAATGGGAAGCGACATGGAAATAACTCCTAAGATTTCGGTCGAAGAATGGAATAATCTCGTGTTGGGCGTACAGCCAAACCATGTCCAGGTGTATGCGGGTAAACAATTGTCTCCAAGTGAAAGAGATGTGTTCAGGGCAACATTTTTGCGGGAGCGTCTTAAAACTATCGTAGGCAAATAG
- a CDS encoding ATP-dependent Clp protease ATP-binding subunit: MWQFFTERARRVIQLAHREALRLGHDVIGTEHILLGLLAEGDGVAAHVLMSLGIDLDEVRKRVEQLVGKGQPKDKPIDLPLSPRAKRVLDLAMREARNMGVNYVGTEHILLGLLAEGEGIAAQVLMSMGLDTQKVYQEVIRYLSGGEVDQMSQSPGLSKKKSHTKTPTLDQLGIDLVEMARRGELDPVIGREKEIQRVIQILSRRTKNNPCLIGDPGVGKTAIVEGLAQKIALGEVPELLKNKRIVQLNIGNLVAGTKYRGEFEERMRKLIKEVRDSRDVIVFIDEIHTLVGAGGAEGAVDAANILKPSLAKGEFQVIGATTLDEYRKYIEKDAALERRFQPVYVGEPTIEDTIEILKGLRDKYEAHHRVKYTDAALEAAAKLSARYISDRFLPDKAIDLIDEAGARVRLSAMNPPDFIKELEKKLETVRKEKEAAVASQEFEKAAALRDQERKLSEELEEKRKAWQAKNSQEEPIVDEEDIALIVSEWTGIPVMQLTEEESQRLLRMEEEIHKRIIDQEEAVSVVARAIRRARSGLKDPKRPIGSFLFLGPTGVGKTELSKALAEFLFGDENSMIRLDMSEFMERHEVSKLIGAPPGYVGYEEGGKLTEAVRRRPYAVVLFDEIEKAHPDVFNILLQILEDGRLTDGQGRVVDFKNTVIIMTSNLGAQDLMKGPSIGFSVTSESGLDFEDAKKNILEAVRRTFRPEFINRIDEIVVFKPLAEKELLQIVDLMIKDVAKRLAEKGLIIEVTDAAKNFLLKKGYEPKFGARPLRRTIQRYIEDKLADILLEGKIKPGEVIKVDVADDDIAFTPIQDEGPIKASGQGVAQA, translated from the coding sequence ATGTGGCAATTTTTTACGGAGCGAGCAAGGAGGGTAATTCAATTAGCTCATCGTGAAGCCTTGAGATTGGGTCACGATGTGATCGGCACGGAACATATATTGCTTGGGCTGTTAGCCGAAGGCGATGGAGTGGCGGCTCATGTGTTGATGTCACTGGGTATAGATTTAGATGAAGTTAGAAAAAGAGTGGAACAACTCGTGGGCAAAGGTCAGCCAAAGGATAAACCAATAGATCTTCCCTTAAGCCCAAGGGCTAAGCGTGTCTTGGATTTAGCCATGAGGGAAGCCCGCAACATGGGCGTCAATTATGTCGGCACTGAACATATACTGCTTGGGCTGTTAGCCGAAGGCGAAGGCATAGCTGCTCAAGTGCTCATGAGCATGGGCCTTGACACGCAAAAAGTATATCAGGAAGTTATTCGTTACCTTTCTGGAGGGGAGGTGGATCAAATGAGCCAATCTCCTGGGTTATCCAAGAAGAAATCTCACACAAAGACGCCTACGCTTGATCAGCTGGGCATCGATTTGGTTGAAATGGCGCGTCGCGGCGAACTTGATCCCGTCATCGGAAGGGAAAAGGAAATACAGCGCGTCATTCAAATTTTGTCACGCAGGACCAAAAATAACCCCTGCCTCATTGGAGATCCTGGGGTCGGTAAAACTGCAATAGTAGAGGGCTTGGCTCAAAAGATTGCCCTTGGTGAGGTGCCCGAGTTGCTGAAGAACAAGCGCATTGTGCAGCTTAATATCGGGAACCTTGTTGCGGGCACCAAATACAGGGGCGAATTTGAAGAGCGGATGAGGAAGTTGATAAAGGAAGTTCGCGATTCAAGGGACGTTATTGTGTTCATCGATGAAATTCATACCTTGGTTGGCGCTGGAGGAGCAGAAGGAGCTGTCGATGCAGCTAATATCTTGAAGCCAAGCCTTGCTAAGGGAGAGTTTCAGGTGATTGGGGCAACGACGCTTGATGAATATAGAAAATACATTGAAAAGGATGCCGCCCTGGAACGCAGGTTCCAGCCTGTTTACGTTGGCGAGCCCACAATAGAAGATACCATTGAGATCCTAAAGGGCCTTCGGGATAAGTACGAAGCGCACCATAGGGTGAAATATACCGATGCTGCCCTTGAAGCAGCTGCCAAGCTATCCGCCCGATACATAAGCGACAGATTTTTGCCCGATAAGGCCATAGATCTTATCGATGAAGCCGGGGCGAGGGTGCGGCTTTCTGCCATGAATCCTCCTGACTTCATAAAGGAGCTTGAAAAAAAGCTTGAGACGGTCAGAAAGGAAAAGGAAGCCGCCGTGGCATCTCAGGAGTTTGAAAAAGCTGCTGCTTTAAGAGATCAAGAAAGAAAGCTCTCCGAAGAGCTCGAGGAGAAGCGCAAGGCATGGCAAGCCAAGAACTCGCAAGAAGAGCCGATTGTCGATGAAGAGGATATAGCCTTGATTGTTTCCGAATGGACAGGCATTCCCGTAATGCAGCTTACTGAGGAAGAAAGCCAAAGGCTCCTGCGTATGGAAGAGGAGATCCATAAACGCATAATCGATCAGGAGGAGGCGGTCTCAGTCGTTGCCAGGGCAATAAGGAGGGCCAGAAGCGGTCTGAAGGATCCCAAGCGACCCATCGGAAGTTTCCTCTTCTTAGGGCCTACGGGTGTTGGCAAGACTGAGCTGAGCAAGGCGTTGGCCGAATTCCTATTTGGCGATGAGAATTCCATGATTAGGCTCGACATGAGCGAGTTCATGGAGCGCCACGAGGTATCAAAACTAATTGGTGCACCTCCTGGCTACGTCGGTTACGAAGAGGGAGGTAAGCTGACCGAAGCAGTCAGAAGGCGTCCATATGCTGTAGTGCTCTTCGACGAGATAGAAAAGGCTCATCCTGACGTATTTAACATACTTTTGCAGATACTAGAGGATGGGAGGTTGACCGACGGACAGGGTCGCGTGGTAGATTTTAAGAATACGGTGATCATAATGACCAGTAACCTTGGTGCCCAGGACCTGATGAAGGGACCAAGCATAGGATTTAGCGTCACTTCTGAGAGCGGTCTAGACTTTGAAGATGCAAAGAAAAACATCCTTGAAGCTGTTAGAAGGACGTTTAGGCCGGAGTTTATAAACAGGATCGACGAGATAGTTGTCTTTAAACCTTTGGCCGAAAAGGAACTGTTGCAAATTGTGGACCTCATGATAAAGGATGTGGCGAAAAGGTTAGCAGAAAAGGGCTTGATAATTGAAGTTACTGACGCAGCGAAGAATTTCTTGCTCAAAAAGGGATACGAGCCTAAATTTGGTGCACGCCCATTAAGGCGTACGATACAACGATATATTGAGGATAAGTTGGCCGATATATTGCTCGAGGGCAAGATAAAGCCCGGTGAGGTGATCAAAGTAGATGTTGCCGATGATGATATAGCGTTTACGCCCATTCAAGATGAAGGCCCAATTAAGGCAAGCGGTCAAGGGGTTGCGCAAGCCTAA
- a CDS encoding CtsR family transcriptional regulator yields MGSLTEKIEKYIRSLLESNSTDEIILRRKELASVFGCVPSQINYVLQSRFTPERGFIVESQRGGHGYIRIIRVCLSDVEDRLNHIEEIVDDAMPSQDIRRLLKNLEERGLLTLRERTIFEVMLRFMDEMLTSLFDLPAYKRDELNTELVRRLLKSLAII; encoded by the coding sequence ATGGGAAGCTTGACCGAAAAGATAGAAAAATACATTCGTAGTTTGCTCGAGTCCAACTCTACTGACGAGATTATCTTGCGACGCAAGGAACTGGCAAGTGTTTTCGGTTGCGTGCCAAGTCAGATCAATTATGTATTGCAAAGTAGGTTCACTCCTGAGAGGGGATTTATCGTCGAGAGTCAAAGGGGAGGCCATGGATATATACGCATCATCAGAGTTTGCCTCTCCGATGTGGAAGATAGGCTAAATCACATAGAAGAGATAGTAGATGACGCAATGCCATCGCAGGATATCAGGCGATTGTTGAAAAATTTAGAAGAGCGAGGCTTGCTTACGCTAAGGGAACGGACGATTTTTGAAGTTATGCTGAGGTTTATGGACGAAATGCTGACTTCTCTTTTCGATCTTCCGGCATATAAAAGGGATGAGCTTAACACCGAACTGGTAAGAAGGTTGCTGAAGAGCCTCGCTATTATATAG
- a CDS encoding acetate--CoA ligase family protein → MSSYVDLGRLFRPKNIAIVGASSNLDSISGRPLKLLNRYNYKGGIFPVNPKYDSLHGFVCYPDVRSLPVSPDVVIIGVRANLVPDVLEQCGEKNVPFVVIFSSGFAEADDPYLQEKIVSIAKKWNIHIVGPNCQGLVNFVDGVPLSFSASLDGEPLKPGNIAYVSQSGAFGFASFALSVDSGVNFRYVVTTGNQVDLDVVDFGRYIIEDKEVKLLILYLEGLEDGSKFLDLVQRAKEREIPVAVLKVGRSEVAKKAAKSHTAALTGDKAVWDAVFKQYGVISISDVEDIIDLGTIFSSPKRARGKNVAVLTTSGGAGIIMTDLLDDFGLEVPILSPEIQEKIKPYIPPFGSCLNPVDMTAQVINDPKGFPGCLDAVLECPDIDMVTVIISMITGESGRQMTEDLIAANKHTIKPINCSWLIDNKHGEAFLRQLKAEGIPLFQSLRRSAFALSALGKWNEVLSKPATEIMVKGSPYLPNLPFMMTEYDSKRLLAYWGVPVTKERLCLSLEEALDASEEIGYPIALKVMSPQILHKTEAGAVALNLNGEEQIRNAYGRILENARKHCPDAQIEGVLVQEMVSDGLECMIGIKRDPIFGPIIVVGLGGIYVEVLKDVSMRRAPIDENMAYEMIGELKGYPLLAGARGQKRKDVKALAEVVSLVSKLACIENELEELDINPIFVLDEGKGVLVADALVLRKTKE, encoded by the coding sequence ATGTCATCATATGTGGATCTAGGACGTCTCTTTAGGCCAAAGAATATTGCAATAGTCGGAGCTTCTTCGAATTTGGATAGCATTTCTGGCAGACCATTGAAATTGCTGAATCGGTATAACTATAAAGGTGGAATATTTCCCGTAAATCCCAAATATGATTCCCTTCACGGTTTTGTCTGTTACCCCGATGTCCGTTCACTTCCAGTATCTCCAGATGTGGTAATAATTGGAGTAAGAGCTAATCTTGTACCTGATGTTTTAGAGCAATGCGGTGAAAAAAACGTCCCTTTTGTAGTGATATTTTCCTCAGGCTTCGCAGAAGCTGATGATCCTTACCTTCAGGAAAAGATAGTATCGATCGCTAAAAAGTGGAACATTCACATAGTTGGCCCCAACTGCCAGGGGTTGGTTAACTTTGTAGATGGTGTACCTTTGAGCTTTTCAGCATCGCTTGATGGCGAACCGTTAAAGCCTGGGAATATAGCCTACGTTTCGCAAAGCGGTGCCTTTGGATTCGCATCTTTTGCTTTAAGCGTAGATAGTGGTGTTAATTTCCGCTATGTCGTCACAACCGGTAATCAGGTAGATTTAGATGTTGTAGACTTTGGACGTTACATAATAGAAGATAAAGAAGTAAAACTTCTTATACTTTACCTGGAAGGCTTAGAGGATGGCTCAAAGTTTTTAGATCTTGTCCAGAGGGCAAAGGAACGAGAAATCCCGGTTGCCGTGTTGAAGGTCGGAAGAAGTGAAGTGGCCAAGAAGGCCGCAAAAAGCCATACAGCTGCCTTGACAGGCGATAAAGCAGTATGGGATGCCGTATTTAAACAGTATGGAGTGATAAGCATATCCGATGTCGAGGATATAATAGACCTTGGCACGATCTTCTCTTCTCCCAAGAGAGCCAGAGGCAAAAATGTGGCTGTTTTAACTACTTCGGGTGGGGCGGGCATAATAATGACGGATTTACTGGACGATTTTGGCTTGGAGGTTCCCATCCTAAGCCCTGAAATACAAGAAAAGATAAAACCCTACATTCCCCCCTTCGGCTCTTGCTTGAACCCCGTAGATATGACTGCTCAGGTCATAAACGATCCCAAAGGTTTTCCGGGATGTTTGGATGCAGTGCTTGAATGCCCCGACATAGATATGGTGACGGTGATCATATCCATGATAACTGGCGAATCGGGCAGGCAGATGACCGAAGATCTGATAGCGGCAAACAAACACACCATCAAGCCCATAAATTGCAGTTGGTTGATAGATAACAAACATGGTGAGGCTTTTTTAAGGCAGCTTAAGGCTGAGGGCATTCCGCTCTTTCAAAGCTTAAGGAGAAGTGCTTTTGCCTTAAGTGCCTTAGGCAAATGGAATGAGGTGTTATCGAAGCCAGCTACTGAAATCATGGTAAAGGGGTCGCCTTATCTGCCTAATCTGCCCTTTATGATGACGGAGTATGATTCTAAAAGGCTGTTGGCATATTGGGGTGTTCCAGTTACTAAAGAGCGTCTTTGTTTATCGTTGGAGGAGGCCCTTGATGCTAGTGAAGAAATAGGATATCCGATAGCCTTAAAAGTAATGTCTCCTCAGATTCTTCATAAGACTGAAGCTGGAGCCGTAGCTCTAAATTTGAACGGCGAAGAGCAAATCCGAAACGCCTATGGCAGAATATTGGAAAATGCCCGAAAGCATTGTCCCGATGCGCAAATCGAAGGGGTTTTGGTCCAGGAAATGGTAAGTGATGGGTTAGAGTGTATGATTGGCATTAAAAGAGATCCCATATTTGGTCCCATTATTGTCGTTGGATTAGGTGGCATTTACGTCGAAGTCTTGAAAGACGTTTCCATGCGGCGAGCACCAATTGACGAAAATATGGCATATGAGATGATAGGGGAACTAAAAGGTTATCCGTTGCTTGCGGGGGCAAGAGGGCAAAAAAGGAAGGACGTAAAGGCGTTGGCAGAGGTTGTGAGCTTGGTGTCTAAACTTGCGTGCATTGAAAACGAGCTTGAAGAGTTGGATATTAATCCTATATTTGTATTAGATGAAGGGAAAGGAGTGCTAGTGGCAGACGCCTTAGTGTTGAGAAAGACAAAGGAGTGA
- a CDS encoding UvrB/UvrC motif-containing protein, with amino-acid sequence MLCEHCNEREAEVHIKQMIDGEVKEYHLCRECAQAMSLELDLFPHFNFDLSWENLLGPLFEPFASTGRRRATETEIRCQECGLDYSSFQKSGKFGCPKCYESFRESIRPLLRKIHGADRHRGNKPEMDVAVDRGAENELERLQMELKEAIEKEEYERAAKIRDRIRELTSKGDGNNGKA; translated from the coding sequence ATGCTGTGTGAACATTGCAACGAACGGGAGGCCGAGGTGCACATTAAGCAAATGATCGACGGAGAGGTAAAGGAATACCATCTCTGTAGAGAGTGTGCTCAAGCCATGAGTTTGGAGTTGGACCTGTTTCCCCATTTTAACTTCGATCTCTCTTGGGAAAATTTGTTAGGGCCTTTATTTGAGCCTTTCGCTTCGACAGGTAGGCGCAGAGCCACTGAAACTGAAATTAGATGTCAAGAATGTGGCTTGGATTATTCGAGCTTTCAAAAAAGCGGCAAATTTGGATGTCCGAAATGTTACGAATCTTTTAGGGAATCTATCAGGCCTCTGCTTCGTAAAATACATGGTGCTGACCGCCATAGGGGGAATAAACCGGAAATGGACGTTGCTGTGGACAGGGGAGCAGAAAACGAACTAGAGCGACTTCAAATGGAGCTTAAGGAGGCAATTGAGAAGGAGGAGTATGAGCGCGCTGCAAAGATCCGTGATCGTATACGCGAACTGACGTCGAAAGGTGATGGTAATAATGGCAAGGCGTGA
- a CDS encoding MTH1187 family thiamine-binding protein codes for MGKVVAEITVVPIGTNGPSISSYVAEVEKTLRSFNLKIQLTPMSTILEGEFDEVLKAAKAAHNCLFERGALRVSTTLRIDERRDKNLTMEGKVKAVEDKLNV; via the coding sequence ATGGGAAAGGTCGTGGCAGAAATTACTGTGGTACCAATTGGTACAAACGGTCCCAGCATAAGTTCCTATGTAGCAGAAGTAGAGAAAACACTGAGGAGTTTCAATCTCAAAATACAATTAACCCCAATGAGCACCATCCTTGAAGGCGAATTTGACGAAGTTCTTAAAGCAGCCAAGGCAGCCCATAACTGCCTTTTTGAAAGAGGGGCTTTAAGGGTATCGACTACGCTTCGCATCGATGAAAGGCGAGATAAAAATCTGACCATGGAAGGCAAGGTTAAAGCTGTTGAAGATAAGCTAAATGTCTAG
- the nhaC gene encoding Na+/H+ antiporter NhaC, which translates to MPEAEVPSRKPTLFEAIVAIAAAALCIGIGVLVLEVDVHVPLVFATAFVCLMGRYLLHFQWKDMEDGIFRGILAGLQAVLILMIVGMIIGSWIQGGVVPTLIYYGLSLLSPAIFLLATLLICSIVSLATGTSWGTSGTVGLALMGIAAGLGVPAPLAAGVVISGAYFGDKMSPLSDTTNLAPAVAGTTLFSHIRAMISTTMITYAIVIIITLVIGFKFAGGTLDVSRIQAFQKLLATEFHISPLGLIPPIVVILLAALRFPAIPSLFAGVVLGSIMILFQGSGLATMVTAIHYGYTPVLSAEIAGAESLDAVSALLASKGIADVAPELAKEVAQMLSELLQRGGLDSMMWTVSLIFCALSFGGVMERCGFLEVLLDSLLRHVESVTGLITSVIFACIFTNILLADQYVAIVLPGRMFKSAFDKKGLHPRMLSRTLEDSGTLTSVLVPWNTCGAYHTGVLGVSTLQYLPYAFLNYLNPIVAIVLTAMGKFIFWRKETDEDVINV; encoded by the coding sequence ATGCCTGAAGCAGAAGTTCCTTCCAGGAAGCCAACGTTGTTTGAGGCTATCGTCGCCATCGCAGCTGCAGCTTTGTGTATAGGGATAGGGGTTTTGGTTCTAGAGGTCGATGTGCATGTTCCTCTGGTATTTGCTACAGCCTTTGTTTGTTTGATGGGCCGTTACCTGCTTCATTTTCAGTGGAAAGATATGGAAGATGGGATTTTTCGCGGCATCCTTGCCGGGCTTCAAGCGGTTTTGATCCTGATGATAGTCGGCATGATCATAGGTTCCTGGATACAGGGAGGAGTTGTGCCGACCCTGATTTATTACGGCTTAAGCTTATTGTCGCCTGCCATATTCCTGCTTGCCACGCTTTTGATATGCTCAATAGTTTCCCTGGCAACGGGCACGTCTTGGGGTACATCAGGCACTGTGGGGCTGGCCTTGATGGGAATAGCCGCCGGTCTAGGCGTTCCTGCACCGCTGGCCGCAGGCGTGGTAATATCCGGAGCTTACTTTGGAGATAAGATGTCCCCCTTGTCGGATACGACAAACCTGGCACCTGCCGTGGCAGGCACTACTCTTTTCAGCCATATCAGGGCCATGATATCCACAACAATGATAACGTACGCCATTGTAATTATAATAACATTGGTTATAGGTTTTAAGTTTGCGGGTGGCACTTTGGATGTATCAAGGATACAGGCCTTTCAAAAGCTACTGGCCACAGAGTTTCATATCTCGCCTTTAGGGCTTATCCCACCCATCGTAGTAATACTTCTTGCTGCTTTGAGATTTCCTGCAATCCCCAGTCTATTTGCAGGCGTCGTATTGGGAAGCATAATGATACTCTTTCAGGGAAGCGGATTGGCCACCATGGTCACTGCCATCCATTACGGCTACACTCCTGTTTTGAGCGCCGAGATTGCCGGAGCTGAAAGCTTAGATGCCGTATCTGCTTTGCTTGCATCAAAGGGCATCGCGGATGTTGCTCCCGAGCTTGCAAAGGAAGTCGCTCAGATGTTAAGTGAATTACTGCAACGCGGCGGACTGGATTCCATGATGTGGACGGTATCGTTGATATTTTGCGCCCTTTCCTTCGGCGGAGTCATGGAGCGCTGCGGGTTCTTGGAAGTTTTGCTGGATTCGCTTTTGCGCCACGTGGAAAGCGTCACTGGCCTAATCACCTCTGTGATATTTGCTTGTATCTTTACGAATATACTTTTGGCAGATCAATATGTAGCGATTGTCCTTCCAGGTAGGATGTTTAAATCTGCCTTCGACAAAAAGGGCTTGCATCCAAGGATGTTATCCAGGACGCTGGAGGACAGCGGCACGCTCACGTCCGTATTGGTTCCATGGAACACGTGCGGAGCTTATCACACAGGGGTATTGGGTGTTTCCACATTGCAATATCTCCCTTATGCTTTTTTGAATTATCTTAATCCTATTGTTGCTATTGTTCTGACGGCTATGGGAAAATTCATATTCTGGCGCAAGGAGACGGATGAAGACGTAATAAATGTCTAA
- the plsY gene encoding glycerol-3-phosphate 1-O-acyltransferase PlsY, which produces MSVFLVLLAYILGSMPMGYLVVKLMRGEDIRKYGSGNIGATNVGRVMGRKWAVIVGFFDISKGALAILIARCLGVTSPDFLAFIGVIAVLGHNFPVWLKFKGGKGVATSFGVVFMFHPLASILGGIIWYCVMRLSRYVSLGSMVSLSSVPFLLILLGSNRAYIVASTFLAVLTILRHRANIKRLLMGTEHKVGERVA; this is translated from the coding sequence ATGTCAGTTTTTTTGGTTTTACTGGCTTACATCCTGGGCTCAATGCCAATGGGCTATTTGGTCGTTAAGTTGATGAGAGGCGAAGATATCAGGAAATATGGCTCCGGCAACATAGGTGCAACAAACGTAGGTAGGGTGATGGGAAGGAAATGGGCCGTAATTGTCGGTTTCTTCGACATAAGCAAAGGGGCTTTAGCCATATTAATTGCCAGATGTTTGGGGGTTACTTCGCCTGATTTTCTGGCTTTTATTGGGGTTATAGCGGTGTTGGGGCATAACTTTCCCGTTTGGTTGAAATTTAAAGGAGGAAAGGGAGTTGCTACATCGTTCGGTGTAGTATTTATGTTTCACCCCTTAGCTTCGATTTTGGGTGGAATTATATGGTATTGTGTCATGAGGCTAAGCCGCTATGTCTCGTTGGGATCAATGGTTTCTCTCTCTTCTGTGCCCTTTTTGCTGATATTGCTTGGTTCAAATAGAGCTTATATTGTGGCCTCAACTTTTTTGGCGGTTCTTACTATCTTAAGACACCGCGCAAATATAAAGAGGCTCCTTATGGGAACTGAACATAAAGTAGGAGAACGGGTTGCCTAG
- a CDS encoding manganese efflux pump MntP, whose translation MSIVYAFLIGLSLSMDAFSVCVSAGACRRDSCFYVALRMSSIFGFFQFAMPIFGYFLGCYALRKFSPYDEWIASFILFFVGLKMAIDSRKAQQCDSKDFTKGVALLALAIATSIDALSVGVGVAVTNVSIVFLSSIIGIVTMGMCLLGVYFGHTLGLLFGRFACIFSGLVICAIGLKILLL comes from the coding sequence GTGTCTATTGTCTATGCATTTTTGATTGGTCTGTCGTTGTCCATGGATGCTTTTTCTGTGTGCGTTAGTGCAGGTGCTTGCAGAAGGGATAGTTGTTTTTATGTTGCCTTGAGGATGAGCAGCATCTTCGGTTTTTTCCAGTTTGCCATGCCTATTTTTGGTTATTTTTTAGGTTGCTATGCATTACGTAAATTTTCGCCATACGATGAATGGATAGCCTCCTTTATTCTTTTCTTTGTTGGCTTAAAGATGGCCATTGATTCAAGAAAAGCGCAACAATGCGACTCAAAGGATTTCACCAAAGGTGTTGCCTTGCTGGCGCTTGCTATTGCGACATCGATTGATGCTTTGTCCGTAGGAGTGGGAGTTGCTGTAACCAACGTATCTATAGTTTTTTTGTCTTCGATCATAGGGATCGTTACAATGGGCATGTGCTTGCTAGGAGTATATTTTGGCCATACTTTAGGGCTTCTTTTCGGACGCTTTGCCTGTATTTTTAGCGGGTTAGTGATTTGTGCCATAGGGCTTAAAATATTGTTGTTGTAG
- a CDS encoding SDH family Clp fold serine proteinase has translation MYGFDIFWLLFFFMLVLPSLRQWNIERLRQNLIKKIEQNRKSRVITLIHRQESIGFLGMFARNFISIEDSEEVLRAIKLTPKDMPIDLIVHTPGGILLAAEQIASALSKHDAKVTVFVPHYAMSGGTLIALAADEIVMDENAVLGPVDPQIGQFAAVSILKVLEQKPISEIDDNTIILADMSKKAISQTRQFVYDLLISNDVPEEKANELATTLTDGRWTHDYPIMFEEAKQLGLNVTCGIPNEVSALMHLYPQASQRRPSVQYVPLPYQRPTSNGKEK, from the coding sequence ATGTATGGATTTGATATTTTCTGGTTATTGTTCTTTTTCATGTTGGTCCTTCCCTCTCTGAGACAGTGGAACATAGAGCGGTTAAGGCAAAATTTGATAAAAAAGATAGAGCAAAACCGCAAAAGTCGCGTGATCACCCTCATACACAGACAGGAATCCATAGGTTTTTTGGGAATGTTTGCGAGAAACTTTATAAGCATCGAGGATTCCGAAGAAGTGCTGCGGGCGATTAAGCTGACGCCCAAGGATATGCCTATCGACCTCATAGTCCATACACCTGGAGGAATACTTTTGGCTGCCGAACAGATCGCCAGTGCTTTATCAAAGCATGATGCGAAAGTAACTGTATTCGTTCCCCACTACGCTATGTCTGGTGGCACGCTAATTGCCCTTGCTGCCGATGAGATAGTTATGGATGAAAACGCAGTGTTGGGCCCTGTAGATCCGCAGATTGGCCAGTTCGCTGCCGTATCTATATTAAAAGTCTTAGAACAAAAACCCATATCGGAAATCGATGATAACACTATCATACTAGCTGACATGTCAAAAAAAGCCATCTCTCAGACGCGACAGTTCGTCTACGATCTCTTGATAAGCAACGATGTTCCAGAGGAAAAGGCTAACGAATTGGCAACCACTTTAACAGATGGAAGATGGACCCATGATTACCCAATAATGTTTGAAGAGGCGAAGCAGCTTGGTCTAAACGTAACTTGTGGCATACCCAATGAGGTGTCTGCCTTGATGCATCTCTATCCTCAGGCAAGTCAAAGGCGCCCATCCGTGCAGTATGTCCCCCTTCCCTATCAGCGACCGACATCCAATGGTAAAGAAAAATAA